A single genomic interval of Daucus carota subsp. sativus chromosome 1, DH1 v3.0, whole genome shotgun sequence harbors:
- the LOC108207401 gene encoding uncharacterized protein LOC108207401, translating to MAGTGGYAVSRSHGGDRFYNPPAMRRQQQLLLQQKQEKLQHMQLHRPEKSPTPVVVEPEKQASSEDSTATLLKIESLSTCSDVSPSPRSNLDCLVEAVTPSVPARYSSEVNVRGRRSREAVKQPFYCLGDLWESLKEGSAYGAGVPLVLNESDSIMQYYVPYLSGIQLYVDPRKLPYNVRRPDEDTDTDSSKETSSCACGDFEPDKQRKCAKHGLQSPQNPANLNSRQLNSPSLRDKSVMSSLGSEGETSNSSGLLVCEFFEQEQPYIRKPLTDKIIILESQFPNLSMYRSCDLLPTSWISIAWYPIYRIPMGSTLKDLDASFLTFYSLSTQNSSQPQVGSGGPSPRVNSMIKASSKISLPLIGLASYKYKGSILSPCGPQECEKEKALMQAADDWLQGLKVYLPDFKFFQSHYSSWRR from the exons ATGGCCGGAACAGGAGGTTACGCCGTCTCGCGAAGCCACGGCGGCGACCGTTTCTACAATCCTCCGGCAATGCGTCGGCAACAGCAGTTACTTTTACAGCAGAAACAAGAAAAATTGCAGCATATGCAGCTTCATCGTCCGGAAAAGTCGCCGACGCCGGTGGTTGTTGAGCCGGAAAAACAAGCTTCTTCCGAAGATTCAACGGCTACATTgttaaagattgaatctttatcCACTTGCTCTGATGTTTCTCCATCGCCACGCTCTAATTTAGACTGTTTAGTGGAAGCTGTTACTCCTTCAGTTCCTGCTCGTTACTCTTCCGAG GTGAATGTTAGGGGTCGGAGAAGTCGAGAAGCTGTGAAGCAACCATTTTATTGTCTTGGAGATTTATGGGAATCTTTGAAAGAGGGGAGTGCTTATGGAGCAGGAGTGCCATTGGTGTTGAATGAGAGTGACTCGATAATGCAGTACTATGTGCCGTACCTGTCTGGTATACAATTATATGTTGATCCTCGGAAGCTTCCATATAATGTTAG GAGGCCTGATGAGGATACTGACACTGACTCTTCAAAAGAGACTAGTAGTTGTGCTTGTGGTGATTTTGAACCTGATAAACAAAGAAAATGTGCTAAACATGGCCTACAGAGTCCTCAAAACCCAGCAAACTTGAACTCTCGACAGCTGAATAGTCCTTCGCTGAGAGACAAATCTGTAATGAGCTCGCTGGGCAGTGAAGGTGAAACTAGCAATTCATCGGGCCTGCTTGTTTGTGAATTTTTCGAACAAGAACAACCATATATCCGCAAACCATTAACTGATAAG ATAATAATTTTAGAATCCCAGTTTCCAAATCTGAGTATGTACCGGAGCTGTGATTTATTGCCCACAAGCTGGATATCTATAGCATG GTATCCAATATATAGAATACCTATGGGTTCAACTTTGAAGGATTTGGATGCATCTTTCTTAACATTTTATTCCTTGTCAACTCAAA ACAGCAGCCAACCTCAAGTTGGAAGTGGAGGCCCGAGCCCAAGGGTTAATAGTATGATTAAAGCTTCATCAAAAATTTCACTGCCACTCATTGGCCTTGCTTCTTACAAGTATAAAGGTTCGATTTTGAGTCCATGTGGCCCTCAGGAATGTGAGAAGGAAAAGGCACTGATGCAAGCTGCAGATGATTGGCTTCAGGGTTTAAAGGTTTATCTCCCCGATTTCAAGTTCTTCCAGTCTCATTACTCATCATGGAGACGATGA